A single genomic interval of Spinacia oleracea cultivar Varoflay chromosome 6, BTI_SOV_V1, whole genome shotgun sequence harbors:
- the LOC110800743 gene encoding uncharacterized protein isoform X5, whose amino-acid sequence MREKMMEKSGGDERRVMSRQSGPNKKKTHHHLLVFSGIEEKEESRREKVKQLSIGEREMDFDAQDELLHSTTVSSIKFKLPRKIFSDYNTSVPRKLRSAIRKRSCESASVVSPDAKRSSNSLKKSKICMNGWSEPFLKGAVSVGISKEEEEVAETLFALAGMIPHVGVDVNHKDYVSLEAKSSDLPKKQHSDPMPSSEDPLILKEKPDASTTEGSPRDSSQATAVDDSAPFIWSKLSERRQMNPNLKVSVPPTQFQTPQLLRACADRQFTHSTSYGSTEQNRERGLSEIKPQKSQFPKRESHINIGVTDLEASQALASRPLHGSGVDGLSLESSAPIIPSWLNFTSSSKLVSCKDTSSAGKVPWSINGGRKSWKRCLAHVYISRMIQVLQASEEVDIKPLNASKSRPSQYRSAGPVTGKQEDLNVILASGQGGHMFCSTADKNICGTENDATVPLKNGQVEEDCSLSGNCDSKKQSYNFLSLSTGAGTYVNNGVSVNRLGMNMKAKDHVLQLHEVAQRNTYVSCSMPQNSFPLSRYQDQVTSVSVAPPSMPPQVHIQVPPYFSNGCGPVPLGTTRSTQQAYPKQQQQQQQQIWTTQLAAQFRPGLLRSSHIANWQNIARDPHSMNQMQAPRSSLETIGSKYIHISQQSQQQLLGLCPSLPTSNAKNQNSQLPSTREDKEGRFHPDGVLPLKLLCNERLLT is encoded by the exons atgagagagaaaatgatgGAGAAGAGTGGAGGAGACGAGAGGCGTGTGATGAGTCGGCAATCTGGCCCCAACAAGAAGAAGACTCATCATCATCTGCTTGTATTTTCTG GTATCGAGGAAAAGGAAGaatcgaggagagagaaagtaaaacaACTGAGTATTGGTGAGAGAGAAATGGATTTTGATGCTCAAGATGAGCTGCTTCACTCTACTACTGTCAGTTCTATCAAATTCAAGCTTCCCAGAAAG ATATTCAGTGATTACAATACCTCTGTTCCAAGGAAGCTTCGTTCTG CAATTAGAAAACGTAGCTGTGAATCAGCTTCAGTGGTTTCGCCAGATGCAAAAAGATCAAGCAATAGTTTGAAGAAGTCTAAGATTTGCATG AATGGTTGGTCAGAACCTTTCCTAAAAGGGGCTGTTTCAGTGGGAATTTCTAAAGAAGAGGAAGAGGTGGCAGAGACATTGTTTGCTTTGGCCGGAATGATCCCTCACGTTGGCGTGGATGTCAACCATAAGGACTATGTGTCTCTTGAGGCAAAATCATCAGACTTGCCGAAGAAACAGCACAGTGATCCTATGCCTTCATCTGAAG ATCCTTTAATTCTGAAAGAGAAACCAGATGCATCGACTACAGAGGGCTCACCAAGGGACTCTTCACAGGCGACAGCTGTGGATGATTCTGCACCTTTTATTTGGTCTAAATTGTCAGAAAGGCGACAGATGAATCCGAACTTGAAAGTTTCTGTTCCCCCAACACAATTTCAGACCCCTCAGCTGCTTAGGGCATGTGCAGACAGACAATTTACACATTCTACTTCTTATGGTTCAACTGAACAGAACCGAGAGAGGGG GTTAAGTGAGATAAAACCACAGAAATCCCAGTTTCCTAAGAGAGAATCCCACATCAACATAGGA GTAACAGATTTAGAAGCTAGTCAAG CTTTGGCATCAAGACCTTTACATGGTTCGGGTGTTGATGGACTCTCTTTGGA GTCCTCTGCTCCAATAATTCCATCTTGGCTTAATTTTACTTCCTCGTCCAAACTCGTTTCCTGCAAAGATACTTCGTCAGCTGGCAAG GTACCGTGGTCCATAAATGGTGGAAGGAAGTCGTGGAAAAGATGTCTTGCTCATGTTTACATTAGCCGCATGATTCAGGTGCTGCAAGCATCAGAAGAAGTAGACATTAAGCCTTTAAATGCCAGCAAATCTAGACCATCGCAATATAGGTCTGCTGGACCTGTCACTGGCAAACAGGAAGACCTAAATGTAATTCTTGCATCTGGCCAGGGAGGCCACATGTTTTGCTCTACTGCTGACAAGAATATATGTGGAACGGAAAATGATGCAACAGTACCCCTCAAAAATGGTCAGGTTGAAGAAGACTGTTCACTCTCCGGGAACTGTGACTCAAAGAAGCAG AGCTATAATTTCCTGTCTCTGTCAACTGGAGCTGGCACATATGTAAACAATGGAGTAAGTGTAAATAGGTTGGGAATGAATATGAAAGCTAAAGATCATGTACTTCAACTGCATGAAGTTGCACAGCGTAATACCTATGTTTCTTGCTCTATGCCTCAAAATAGTTTTCCCCTAAGTCGTTACCAGGATCAAGTTACATCAGTATCAGTGGCACCACCATCGATGCCACCGCAG GTTCACATACAAGTGCCTCCATATTTCAGTAATGGTTGTGGGCCTGTTCCTTTGGGCACAACAAGATCAACACAACAGGCATATCCtaaacagcagcagcagcagcagcagcagatttGGACAACCCAACTCGCGGCACAGTTCAGGCCTGGTCTACTCCGTTCGTCCCATATTGCAAATTGGCAGAATATTGCACGGGATCCACACTCAATGAATCAAATGCAAGCTCCCCGATCATCTCTAGAAACTATAGGTTCCAAGTATATTCACATTTCTCAGCAGTCGCAGCAGCAACTTTTAGGGCTTTGTCCATCCCTGCCAACATCCAATGCAAAGAATCAAAACAGTCAACTCCCTTCAACACGCGAAGACAAAGAAGGTCGATTTCATCCTGATGGTGTGTTGCCATTGAAACTACTCTGCAATGAACGGCTCTTGACGTGA
- the LOC110800743 gene encoding uncharacterized protein isoform X2, whose protein sequence is MREKMMEKSGGDERRVMSRQSGPNKKKTHHHLLVFSGIEEKEESRREKVKQLSIGEREMDFDAQDELLHSTTVSSIKFKLPRKIFSDYNTSVPRKLRSAIRKRSCESASVVSPDAKRSSNSLKKSKICMNGWSEPFLKGAVSVGISKEEEEVAETLFALAGMIPHVGVDVNHKDYVSLEAKSSDLPKKQHSDPMPSSEDPLILKEKPDASTTEGSPRDSSQATAVDDSAPFIWSKLSERRQMNPNLKVSVPPTQFQTPQLLRACADRQFTHSTSYGSTEQNRERGLSEIKPQKSQFPKRESHINIGVTDLEASQGREYATSIECRDNALASRPLHGSGVDGLSLESSAPIIPSWLNFTSSSKLVSCKDTSSAGKVPWSINGGRKSWKRCLAHVYISRMIQVLQASEEVDIKPLNASKSRPSQYRSAGPVTGKQEDLNVILASGQGGHMFCSTADKNICGTENDATVPLKNGQVEEDCSLSGNCDSKKQSYNFLSLSTGAGTYVNNGVSVNRLGMNMKAKDHVLQLHEVAQRNTYVSCSMPQNSFPLSRYQDQVTSVSVAPPSMPPQVHIQVPPYFSNGCGPVPLGTTRSTQQAYPKQQQQQQQQIWTTQLAAQFRPGLLRSSHIANWQNIARDPHSMNQMQAPRSSLETIGSKYIHISQQSQQQLLGLCPSLPTSNAKNQNSQLPSTREDKEGRFHPDGVLPLKLLCNERLLT, encoded by the exons atgagagagaaaatgatgGAGAAGAGTGGAGGAGACGAGAGGCGTGTGATGAGTCGGCAATCTGGCCCCAACAAGAAGAAGACTCATCATCATCTGCTTGTATTTTCTG GTATCGAGGAAAAGGAAGaatcgaggagagagaaagtaaaacaACTGAGTATTGGTGAGAGAGAAATGGATTTTGATGCTCAAGATGAGCTGCTTCACTCTACTACTGTCAGTTCTATCAAATTCAAGCTTCCCAGAAAG ATATTCAGTGATTACAATACCTCTGTTCCAAGGAAGCTTCGTTCTG CAATTAGAAAACGTAGCTGTGAATCAGCTTCAGTGGTTTCGCCAGATGCAAAAAGATCAAGCAATAGTTTGAAGAAGTCTAAGATTTGCATG AATGGTTGGTCAGAACCTTTCCTAAAAGGGGCTGTTTCAGTGGGAATTTCTAAAGAAGAGGAAGAGGTGGCAGAGACATTGTTTGCTTTGGCCGGAATGATCCCTCACGTTGGCGTGGATGTCAACCATAAGGACTATGTGTCTCTTGAGGCAAAATCATCAGACTTGCCGAAGAAACAGCACAGTGATCCTATGCCTTCATCTGAAG ATCCTTTAATTCTGAAAGAGAAACCAGATGCATCGACTACAGAGGGCTCACCAAGGGACTCTTCACAGGCGACAGCTGTGGATGATTCTGCACCTTTTATTTGGTCTAAATTGTCAGAAAGGCGACAGATGAATCCGAACTTGAAAGTTTCTGTTCCCCCAACACAATTTCAGACCCCTCAGCTGCTTAGGGCATGTGCAGACAGACAATTTACACATTCTACTTCTTATGGTTCAACTGAACAGAACCGAGAGAGGGG GTTAAGTGAGATAAAACCACAGAAATCCCAGTTTCCTAAGAGAGAATCCCACATCAACATAGGA GTAACAGATTTAGAAGCTAGTCAAGGTAGAGAGTATGCTACGTCAATAGAGTGCAGAGATAATG CTTTGGCATCAAGACCTTTACATGGTTCGGGTGTTGATGGACTCTCTTTGGA GTCCTCTGCTCCAATAATTCCATCTTGGCTTAATTTTACTTCCTCGTCCAAACTCGTTTCCTGCAAAGATACTTCGTCAGCTGGCAAG GTACCGTGGTCCATAAATGGTGGAAGGAAGTCGTGGAAAAGATGTCTTGCTCATGTTTACATTAGCCGCATGATTCAGGTGCTGCAAGCATCAGAAGAAGTAGACATTAAGCCTTTAAATGCCAGCAAATCTAGACCATCGCAATATAGGTCTGCTGGACCTGTCACTGGCAAACAGGAAGACCTAAATGTAATTCTTGCATCTGGCCAGGGAGGCCACATGTTTTGCTCTACTGCTGACAAGAATATATGTGGAACGGAAAATGATGCAACAGTACCCCTCAAAAATGGTCAGGTTGAAGAAGACTGTTCACTCTCCGGGAACTGTGACTCAAAGAAGCAG AGCTATAATTTCCTGTCTCTGTCAACTGGAGCTGGCACATATGTAAACAATGGAGTAAGTGTAAATAGGTTGGGAATGAATATGAAAGCTAAAGATCATGTACTTCAACTGCATGAAGTTGCACAGCGTAATACCTATGTTTCTTGCTCTATGCCTCAAAATAGTTTTCCCCTAAGTCGTTACCAGGATCAAGTTACATCAGTATCAGTGGCACCACCATCGATGCCACCGCAG GTTCACATACAAGTGCCTCCATATTTCAGTAATGGTTGTGGGCCTGTTCCTTTGGGCACAACAAGATCAACACAACAGGCATATCCtaaacagcagcagcagcagcagcagcagatttGGACAACCCAACTCGCGGCACAGTTCAGGCCTGGTCTACTCCGTTCGTCCCATATTGCAAATTGGCAGAATATTGCACGGGATCCACACTCAATGAATCAAATGCAAGCTCCCCGATCATCTCTAGAAACTATAGGTTCCAAGTATATTCACATTTCTCAGCAGTCGCAGCAGCAACTTTTAGGGCTTTGTCCATCCCTGCCAACATCCAATGCAAAGAATCAAAACAGTCAACTCCCTTCAACACGCGAAGACAAAGAAGGTCGATTTCATCCTGATGGTGTGTTGCCATTGAAACTACTCTGCAATGAACGGCTCTTGACGTGA
- the LOC110800743 gene encoding uncharacterized protein isoform X1, whose protein sequence is MREKMMEKSGGDERRVMSRQSGPNKKKTHHHLLVFSGIEEKEESRREKVKQLSIGEREMDFDAQDELLHSTTVSSIKFKLPRKIFSDYNTSVPRKLRSAIRKRSCESASVVSPDAKRSSNSLKKSKICMQNGWSEPFLKGAVSVGISKEEEEVAETLFALAGMIPHVGVDVNHKDYVSLEAKSSDLPKKQHSDPMPSSEDPLILKEKPDASTTEGSPRDSSQATAVDDSAPFIWSKLSERRQMNPNLKVSVPPTQFQTPQLLRACADRQFTHSTSYGSTEQNRERGLSEIKPQKSQFPKRESHINIGVTDLEASQGREYATSIECRDNALASRPLHGSGVDGLSLESSAPIIPSWLNFTSSSKLVSCKDTSSAGKVPWSINGGRKSWKRCLAHVYISRMIQVLQASEEVDIKPLNASKSRPSQYRSAGPVTGKQEDLNVILASGQGGHMFCSTADKNICGTENDATVPLKNGQVEEDCSLSGNCDSKKQSYNFLSLSTGAGTYVNNGVSVNRLGMNMKAKDHVLQLHEVAQRNTYVSCSMPQNSFPLSRYQDQVTSVSVAPPSMPPQVHIQVPPYFSNGCGPVPLGTTRSTQQAYPKQQQQQQQQIWTTQLAAQFRPGLLRSSHIANWQNIARDPHSMNQMQAPRSSLETIGSKYIHISQQSQQQLLGLCPSLPTSNAKNQNSQLPSTREDKEGRFHPDGVLPLKLLCNERLLT, encoded by the exons atgagagagaaaatgatgGAGAAGAGTGGAGGAGACGAGAGGCGTGTGATGAGTCGGCAATCTGGCCCCAACAAGAAGAAGACTCATCATCATCTGCTTGTATTTTCTG GTATCGAGGAAAAGGAAGaatcgaggagagagaaagtaaaacaACTGAGTATTGGTGAGAGAGAAATGGATTTTGATGCTCAAGATGAGCTGCTTCACTCTACTACTGTCAGTTCTATCAAATTCAAGCTTCCCAGAAAG ATATTCAGTGATTACAATACCTCTGTTCCAAGGAAGCTTCGTTCTG CAATTAGAAAACGTAGCTGTGAATCAGCTTCAGTGGTTTCGCCAGATGCAAAAAGATCAAGCAATAGTTTGAAGAAGTCTAAGATTTGCATG CAGAATGGTTGGTCAGAACCTTTCCTAAAAGGGGCTGTTTCAGTGGGAATTTCTAAAGAAGAGGAAGAGGTGGCAGAGACATTGTTTGCTTTGGCCGGAATGATCCCTCACGTTGGCGTGGATGTCAACCATAAGGACTATGTGTCTCTTGAGGCAAAATCATCAGACTTGCCGAAGAAACAGCACAGTGATCCTATGCCTTCATCTGAAG ATCCTTTAATTCTGAAAGAGAAACCAGATGCATCGACTACAGAGGGCTCACCAAGGGACTCTTCACAGGCGACAGCTGTGGATGATTCTGCACCTTTTATTTGGTCTAAATTGTCAGAAAGGCGACAGATGAATCCGAACTTGAAAGTTTCTGTTCCCCCAACACAATTTCAGACCCCTCAGCTGCTTAGGGCATGTGCAGACAGACAATTTACACATTCTACTTCTTATGGTTCAACTGAACAGAACCGAGAGAGGGG GTTAAGTGAGATAAAACCACAGAAATCCCAGTTTCCTAAGAGAGAATCCCACATCAACATAGGA GTAACAGATTTAGAAGCTAGTCAAGGTAGAGAGTATGCTACGTCAATAGAGTGCAGAGATAATG CTTTGGCATCAAGACCTTTACATGGTTCGGGTGTTGATGGACTCTCTTTGGA GTCCTCTGCTCCAATAATTCCATCTTGGCTTAATTTTACTTCCTCGTCCAAACTCGTTTCCTGCAAAGATACTTCGTCAGCTGGCAAG GTACCGTGGTCCATAAATGGTGGAAGGAAGTCGTGGAAAAGATGTCTTGCTCATGTTTACATTAGCCGCATGATTCAGGTGCTGCAAGCATCAGAAGAAGTAGACATTAAGCCTTTAAATGCCAGCAAATCTAGACCATCGCAATATAGGTCTGCTGGACCTGTCACTGGCAAACAGGAAGACCTAAATGTAATTCTTGCATCTGGCCAGGGAGGCCACATGTTTTGCTCTACTGCTGACAAGAATATATGTGGAACGGAAAATGATGCAACAGTACCCCTCAAAAATGGTCAGGTTGAAGAAGACTGTTCACTCTCCGGGAACTGTGACTCAAAGAAGCAG AGCTATAATTTCCTGTCTCTGTCAACTGGAGCTGGCACATATGTAAACAATGGAGTAAGTGTAAATAGGTTGGGAATGAATATGAAAGCTAAAGATCATGTACTTCAACTGCATGAAGTTGCACAGCGTAATACCTATGTTTCTTGCTCTATGCCTCAAAATAGTTTTCCCCTAAGTCGTTACCAGGATCAAGTTACATCAGTATCAGTGGCACCACCATCGATGCCACCGCAG GTTCACATACAAGTGCCTCCATATTTCAGTAATGGTTGTGGGCCTGTTCCTTTGGGCACAACAAGATCAACACAACAGGCATATCCtaaacagcagcagcagcagcagcagcagatttGGACAACCCAACTCGCGGCACAGTTCAGGCCTGGTCTACTCCGTTCGTCCCATATTGCAAATTGGCAGAATATTGCACGGGATCCACACTCAATGAATCAAATGCAAGCTCCCCGATCATCTCTAGAAACTATAGGTTCCAAGTATATTCACATTTCTCAGCAGTCGCAGCAGCAACTTTTAGGGCTTTGTCCATCCCTGCCAACATCCAATGCAAAGAATCAAAACAGTCAACTCCCTTCAACACGCGAAGACAAAGAAGGTCGATTTCATCCTGATGGTGTGTTGCCATTGAAACTACTCTGCAATGAACGGCTCTTGACGTGA
- the LOC110800743 gene encoding uncharacterized protein isoform X4: MREKMMEKSGGDERRVMSRQSGPNKKKTHHHLLVFSGIEEKEESRREKVKQLSIGEREMDFDAQDELLHSTTVSSIKFKLPRKIFSDYNTSVPRKLRSAIRKRSCESASVVSPDAKRSSNSLKKSKICMQNGWSEPFLKGAVSVGISKEEEEVAETLFALAGMIPHVGVDVNHKDYVSLEAKSSDLPKKQHSDPMPSSEDPLILKEKPDASTTEGSPRDSSQATAVDDSAPFIWSKLSERRQMNPNLKVSVPPTQFQTPQLLRACADRQFTHSTSYGSTEQNRERGLSEIKPQKSQFPKRESHINIGVTDLEASQALASRPLHGSGVDGLSLESSAPIIPSWLNFTSSSKLVSCKDTSSAGKVPWSINGGRKSWKRCLAHVYISRMIQVLQASEEVDIKPLNASKSRPSQYRSAGPVTGKQEDLNVILASGQGGHMFCSTADKNICGTENDATVPLKNGQVEEDCSLSGNCDSKKQSYNFLSLSTGAGTYVNNGVSVNRLGMNMKAKDHVLQLHEVAQRNTYVSCSMPQNSFPLSRYQDQVTSVSVAPPSMPPQVHIQVPPYFSNGCGPVPLGTTRSTQQAYPKQQQQQQQQIWTTQLAAQFRPGLLRSSHIANWQNIARDPHSMNQMQAPRSSLETIGSKYIHISQQSQQQLLGLCPSLPTSNAKNQNSQLPSTREDKEGRFHPDGVLPLKLLCNERLLT; the protein is encoded by the exons atgagagagaaaatgatgGAGAAGAGTGGAGGAGACGAGAGGCGTGTGATGAGTCGGCAATCTGGCCCCAACAAGAAGAAGACTCATCATCATCTGCTTGTATTTTCTG GTATCGAGGAAAAGGAAGaatcgaggagagagaaagtaaaacaACTGAGTATTGGTGAGAGAGAAATGGATTTTGATGCTCAAGATGAGCTGCTTCACTCTACTACTGTCAGTTCTATCAAATTCAAGCTTCCCAGAAAG ATATTCAGTGATTACAATACCTCTGTTCCAAGGAAGCTTCGTTCTG CAATTAGAAAACGTAGCTGTGAATCAGCTTCAGTGGTTTCGCCAGATGCAAAAAGATCAAGCAATAGTTTGAAGAAGTCTAAGATTTGCATG CAGAATGGTTGGTCAGAACCTTTCCTAAAAGGGGCTGTTTCAGTGGGAATTTCTAAAGAAGAGGAAGAGGTGGCAGAGACATTGTTTGCTTTGGCCGGAATGATCCCTCACGTTGGCGTGGATGTCAACCATAAGGACTATGTGTCTCTTGAGGCAAAATCATCAGACTTGCCGAAGAAACAGCACAGTGATCCTATGCCTTCATCTGAAG ATCCTTTAATTCTGAAAGAGAAACCAGATGCATCGACTACAGAGGGCTCACCAAGGGACTCTTCACAGGCGACAGCTGTGGATGATTCTGCACCTTTTATTTGGTCTAAATTGTCAGAAAGGCGACAGATGAATCCGAACTTGAAAGTTTCTGTTCCCCCAACACAATTTCAGACCCCTCAGCTGCTTAGGGCATGTGCAGACAGACAATTTACACATTCTACTTCTTATGGTTCAACTGAACAGAACCGAGAGAGGGG GTTAAGTGAGATAAAACCACAGAAATCCCAGTTTCCTAAGAGAGAATCCCACATCAACATAGGA GTAACAGATTTAGAAGCTAGTCAAG CTTTGGCATCAAGACCTTTACATGGTTCGGGTGTTGATGGACTCTCTTTGGA GTCCTCTGCTCCAATAATTCCATCTTGGCTTAATTTTACTTCCTCGTCCAAACTCGTTTCCTGCAAAGATACTTCGTCAGCTGGCAAG GTACCGTGGTCCATAAATGGTGGAAGGAAGTCGTGGAAAAGATGTCTTGCTCATGTTTACATTAGCCGCATGATTCAGGTGCTGCAAGCATCAGAAGAAGTAGACATTAAGCCTTTAAATGCCAGCAAATCTAGACCATCGCAATATAGGTCTGCTGGACCTGTCACTGGCAAACAGGAAGACCTAAATGTAATTCTTGCATCTGGCCAGGGAGGCCACATGTTTTGCTCTACTGCTGACAAGAATATATGTGGAACGGAAAATGATGCAACAGTACCCCTCAAAAATGGTCAGGTTGAAGAAGACTGTTCACTCTCCGGGAACTGTGACTCAAAGAAGCAG AGCTATAATTTCCTGTCTCTGTCAACTGGAGCTGGCACATATGTAAACAATGGAGTAAGTGTAAATAGGTTGGGAATGAATATGAAAGCTAAAGATCATGTACTTCAACTGCATGAAGTTGCACAGCGTAATACCTATGTTTCTTGCTCTATGCCTCAAAATAGTTTTCCCCTAAGTCGTTACCAGGATCAAGTTACATCAGTATCAGTGGCACCACCATCGATGCCACCGCAG GTTCACATACAAGTGCCTCCATATTTCAGTAATGGTTGTGGGCCTGTTCCTTTGGGCACAACAAGATCAACACAACAGGCATATCCtaaacagcagcagcagcagcagcagcagatttGGACAACCCAACTCGCGGCACAGTTCAGGCCTGGTCTACTCCGTTCGTCCCATATTGCAAATTGGCAGAATATTGCACGGGATCCACACTCAATGAATCAAATGCAAGCTCCCCGATCATCTCTAGAAACTATAGGTTCCAAGTATATTCACATTTCTCAGCAGTCGCAGCAGCAACTTTTAGGGCTTTGTCCATCCCTGCCAACATCCAATGCAAAGAATCAAAACAGTCAACTCCCTTCAACACGCGAAGACAAAGAAGGTCGATTTCATCCTGATGGTGTGTTGCCATTGAAACTACTCTGCAATGAACGGCTCTTGACGTGA
- the LOC110800743 gene encoding uncharacterized protein isoform X3, translating to MREKMMEKSGGDERRVMSRQSGPNKKKTHHHLLVFSGIEEKEESRREKVKQLSIGEREMDFDAQDELLHSTTVSSIKFKLPRKIFSDYNTSVPRKLRSAIRKRSCESASVVSPDAKRSSNSLKKSKICMQNGWSEPFLKGAVSVGISKEEEEVAETLFALAGMIPHVGVDVNHKDYVSLEAKSSDLPKKQHSDPMPSSEEKPDASTTEGSPRDSSQATAVDDSAPFIWSKLSERRQMNPNLKVSVPPTQFQTPQLLRACADRQFTHSTSYGSTEQNRERGLSEIKPQKSQFPKRESHINIGVTDLEASQGREYATSIECRDNALASRPLHGSGVDGLSLESSAPIIPSWLNFTSSSKLVSCKDTSSAGKVPWSINGGRKSWKRCLAHVYISRMIQVLQASEEVDIKPLNASKSRPSQYRSAGPVTGKQEDLNVILASGQGGHMFCSTADKNICGTENDATVPLKNGQVEEDCSLSGNCDSKKQSYNFLSLSTGAGTYVNNGVSVNRLGMNMKAKDHVLQLHEVAQRNTYVSCSMPQNSFPLSRYQDQVTSVSVAPPSMPPQVHIQVPPYFSNGCGPVPLGTTRSTQQAYPKQQQQQQQQIWTTQLAAQFRPGLLRSSHIANWQNIARDPHSMNQMQAPRSSLETIGSKYIHISQQSQQQLLGLCPSLPTSNAKNQNSQLPSTREDKEGRFHPDGVLPLKLLCNERLLT from the exons atgagagagaaaatgatgGAGAAGAGTGGAGGAGACGAGAGGCGTGTGATGAGTCGGCAATCTGGCCCCAACAAGAAGAAGACTCATCATCATCTGCTTGTATTTTCTG GTATCGAGGAAAAGGAAGaatcgaggagagagaaagtaaaacaACTGAGTATTGGTGAGAGAGAAATGGATTTTGATGCTCAAGATGAGCTGCTTCACTCTACTACTGTCAGTTCTATCAAATTCAAGCTTCCCAGAAAG ATATTCAGTGATTACAATACCTCTGTTCCAAGGAAGCTTCGTTCTG CAATTAGAAAACGTAGCTGTGAATCAGCTTCAGTGGTTTCGCCAGATGCAAAAAGATCAAGCAATAGTTTGAAGAAGTCTAAGATTTGCATG CAGAATGGTTGGTCAGAACCTTTCCTAAAAGGGGCTGTTTCAGTGGGAATTTCTAAAGAAGAGGAAGAGGTGGCAGAGACATTGTTTGCTTTGGCCGGAATGATCCCTCACGTTGGCGTGGATGTCAACCATAAGGACTATGTGTCTCTTGAGGCAAAATCATCAGACTTGCCGAAGAAACAGCACAGTGATCCTATGCCTTCATCTGAAG AGAAACCAGATGCATCGACTACAGAGGGCTCACCAAGGGACTCTTCACAGGCGACAGCTGTGGATGATTCTGCACCTTTTATTTGGTCTAAATTGTCAGAAAGGCGACAGATGAATCCGAACTTGAAAGTTTCTGTTCCCCCAACACAATTTCAGACCCCTCAGCTGCTTAGGGCATGTGCAGACAGACAATTTACACATTCTACTTCTTATGGTTCAACTGAACAGAACCGAGAGAGGGG GTTAAGTGAGATAAAACCACAGAAATCCCAGTTTCCTAAGAGAGAATCCCACATCAACATAGGA GTAACAGATTTAGAAGCTAGTCAAGGTAGAGAGTATGCTACGTCAATAGAGTGCAGAGATAATG CTTTGGCATCAAGACCTTTACATGGTTCGGGTGTTGATGGACTCTCTTTGGA GTCCTCTGCTCCAATAATTCCATCTTGGCTTAATTTTACTTCCTCGTCCAAACTCGTTTCCTGCAAAGATACTTCGTCAGCTGGCAAG GTACCGTGGTCCATAAATGGTGGAAGGAAGTCGTGGAAAAGATGTCTTGCTCATGTTTACATTAGCCGCATGATTCAGGTGCTGCAAGCATCAGAAGAAGTAGACATTAAGCCTTTAAATGCCAGCAAATCTAGACCATCGCAATATAGGTCTGCTGGACCTGTCACTGGCAAACAGGAAGACCTAAATGTAATTCTTGCATCTGGCCAGGGAGGCCACATGTTTTGCTCTACTGCTGACAAGAATATATGTGGAACGGAAAATGATGCAACAGTACCCCTCAAAAATGGTCAGGTTGAAGAAGACTGTTCACTCTCCGGGAACTGTGACTCAAAGAAGCAG AGCTATAATTTCCTGTCTCTGTCAACTGGAGCTGGCACATATGTAAACAATGGAGTAAGTGTAAATAGGTTGGGAATGAATATGAAAGCTAAAGATCATGTACTTCAACTGCATGAAGTTGCACAGCGTAATACCTATGTTTCTTGCTCTATGCCTCAAAATAGTTTTCCCCTAAGTCGTTACCAGGATCAAGTTACATCAGTATCAGTGGCACCACCATCGATGCCACCGCAG GTTCACATACAAGTGCCTCCATATTTCAGTAATGGTTGTGGGCCTGTTCCTTTGGGCACAACAAGATCAACACAACAGGCATATCCtaaacagcagcagcagcagcagcagcagatttGGACAACCCAACTCGCGGCACAGTTCAGGCCTGGTCTACTCCGTTCGTCCCATATTGCAAATTGGCAGAATATTGCACGGGATCCACACTCAATGAATCAAATGCAAGCTCCCCGATCATCTCTAGAAACTATAGGTTCCAAGTATATTCACATTTCTCAGCAGTCGCAGCAGCAACTTTTAGGGCTTTGTCCATCCCTGCCAACATCCAATGCAAAGAATCAAAACAGTCAACTCCCTTCAACACGCGAAGACAAAGAAGGTCGATTTCATCCTGATGGTGTGTTGCCATTGAAACTACTCTGCAATGAACGGCTCTTGACGTGA